In Polynucleobacter sp. es-EL-1, the following are encoded in one genomic region:
- the map gene encoding type I methionyl aminopeptidase — translation MNSVFTAEKDILGMREAGRLASEVLDHVAPHVIAGVSTGELDRICHDYMRDVQKTIPAPLNYQPPGYPPFPASICTSVNDVICHGIPGEKILKTGDVVNLDITVITPDGYYGDTSRMFMVGEVSVLAKRLTQITFECMWLGIAQVKPGASLGDIGHVIQTHAEKAGYSVVREYCGHGIGKVFHQDPQILHYGRPGTGEKLQEGMTFTIEPMINAGKRDIRTMPDQWTVKTKDRSLSAQWEHTLLVTATGVEVLTWSEGSNPPPDCVKGLSFRPSLASA, via the coding sequence ATGAATAGTGTATTTACCGCCGAAAAAGACATCCTAGGGATGCGCGAAGCTGGCCGCCTAGCCAGTGAAGTTCTTGACCATGTAGCACCGCACGTTATAGCAGGGGTGAGCACTGGTGAGCTTGATCGCATTTGCCATGACTATATGCGCGATGTCCAAAAGACCATTCCTGCCCCATTGAACTATCAGCCACCAGGATATCCACCCTTCCCTGCCTCAATTTGCACTTCAGTCAATGATGTGATTTGCCATGGCATTCCTGGTGAAAAGATTTTGAAGACCGGCGATGTTGTTAACTTAGATATCACCGTCATCACCCCTGATGGTTATTACGGCGATACCAGCCGCATGTTTATGGTTGGTGAAGTCTCGGTGCTGGCTAAGCGCCTCACCCAAATTACTTTTGAATGCATGTGGCTGGGCATTGCTCAGGTAAAACCTGGCGCATCACTAGGTGATATTGGTCATGTGATTCAAACGCATGCAGAAAAAGCAGGGTACTCCGTAGTTCGCGAGTACTGTGGCCACGGTATTGGCAAAGTGTTTCACCAAGACCCTCAAATCCTGCACTATGGTCGCCCTGGTACCGGTGAAAAATTGCAAGAAGGCATGACTTTCACCATTGAGCCAATGATTAACGCTGGCAAACGCGATATCCGTACGATGCCTGATCAATGGACCGTAAAAACCAAAGATCGCAGCCTCTCTGCACAATGGGAGCACACTCTCTTGGTAACCGCTACTGGAGTTGAAGTTCTGACTTGGTCTGAGGGTAGCAACCCGCCTCCTGATTGCGTTAAAGGTCTCTCCTTTAGACCCAGCCTCGCTAGCGCTTAA
- a CDS encoding [protein-PII] uridylyltransferase yields the protein MSRSPTRTTSVTDVVSLKAAREEAYAQFKEHQVVGRLTKQLSKLSDQLLVSLWNTCDLQSDAALIAVGGFGRGALFPYSDIDILILLPEDKQFFEEVLASKIEKFVALCWDTGLEIGSSVRTVKECISEAEQDITVRTSLLESRLICGKKVLFKEFEAAYEKALDPKTFFQAKLAEQIQRHYKYQDTPYSLEPNCKESPGGLRDLQVISWVSKAAHLGNTFKDLSIAGLITERELTELNRNQRFLETLRANLHLLAKRRQDVLAFDLQAPLAAAMGIKEESSRLASEAIMRRYYWAAKAVNQLNDVLLQNIEALLFPQESKTTHPIAGAGNECFIERQGVLDITDPQLFQKHPEKILRTFLVFAQTKNVKSLSATIFRALYNARQKMDSKWRKDPVNRSLFMQILKEPEGVSRAFQLMNRTSVLGRYLPAFRKIVGQMQHDLFHVYTVDQHILMVLRNIRRFMVVEHTHEFPFCSSLIAHFEKPWLLVIAALFHDIAKGRGGDHSELGKADMRKFAKDHGLDKADTELLVWLVSEHLKMSQVAQKQDITDPDVVKAFAKQVGDERHLTALYLLTVADVRGTSPKVWNAWKGKLLEDLYRVTLRVLGGAKPDASSELAQHQEESRAKLRLYAIEDAAYENLWKQLDVAFFLRQDAADIAWLTRHLFNKVDSLVPIVRARLSPVGEGLQIAVYVKDQEDLFARICAYFERHGFSIWDARIHTTKHGYALDTFQISGSNLVDEGGSYRDLIQLVEFELTAALQNTDPLPSPSMGRLSRQSRIFPIQPRVHMIPDERGQYYALSLSASDRTGLLYAVSRVLAKHQVSLHTARINTLGERVEDVFLLDAANLSKNPKLQILLETELLEALGV from the coding sequence ATGTCCCGCTCACCTACTAGAACTACATCCGTTACGGATGTAGTCAGTCTTAAAGCAGCGCGTGAAGAAGCCTACGCACAATTTAAAGAACATCAAGTCGTTGGCAGACTCACCAAGCAACTAAGCAAGCTTAGCGACCAACTACTGGTGAGCTTATGGAATACCTGTGATTTGCAGTCAGATGCAGCTCTGATTGCAGTTGGCGGCTTTGGTCGTGGGGCGCTGTTTCCCTATTCGGATATTGATATTTTGATTTTGCTTCCAGAAGATAAACAATTCTTTGAGGAAGTTCTCGCTAGCAAGATTGAAAAATTTGTAGCCCTCTGCTGGGATACCGGATTAGAGATCGGCTCATCTGTAAGAACGGTTAAAGAATGTATTTCAGAAGCCGAACAAGATATTACTGTGCGCACTTCTTTATTGGAGTCGCGGCTGATTTGCGGCAAAAAAGTCCTCTTTAAAGAGTTTGAGGCTGCCTATGAAAAAGCTTTAGATCCTAAAACTTTTTTTCAAGCTAAATTAGCCGAGCAAATTCAACGACACTACAAATATCAAGACACGCCCTATTCTCTAGAGCCCAACTGCAAAGAGAGCCCTGGTGGACTACGAGATTTACAGGTGATCTCTTGGGTTAGCAAAGCAGCCCACTTAGGCAATACTTTTAAGGACCTGAGTATTGCTGGCCTGATTACCGAACGGGAATTAACTGAGCTCAATCGCAATCAACGTTTTTTAGAGACTCTGCGTGCTAACTTACATCTACTCGCCAAACGCCGGCAAGATGTATTGGCTTTTGATTTACAAGCGCCACTTGCCGCAGCCATGGGCATCAAAGAAGAGTCTTCCCGCCTAGCTAGTGAAGCTATCATGCGTCGCTACTACTGGGCAGCCAAAGCAGTCAATCAGCTCAATGATGTACTTCTGCAAAATATTGAGGCACTACTCTTTCCCCAAGAATCTAAAACCACTCATCCCATAGCTGGTGCAGGTAATGAATGCTTTATTGAGCGCCAAGGGGTTCTCGATATCACCGACCCGCAGTTATTTCAGAAGCACCCAGAAAAAATTCTGCGTACCTTCCTGGTATTTGCACAAACTAAAAATGTAAAAAGTCTTTCTGCCACTATTTTTAGAGCGCTTTATAACGCACGTCAAAAAATGGATAGCAAATGGCGCAAGGATCCTGTTAATCGCTCACTCTTTATGCAAATCCTTAAAGAGCCTGAAGGGGTTAGTCGTGCTTTCCAGTTAATGAATCGCACCAGCGTGCTGGGTCGCTACCTGCCTGCCTTTAGAAAAATTGTTGGGCAAATGCAGCATGACTTGTTTCATGTGTACACAGTAGACCAACACATTCTCATGGTGCTGCGAAATATCCGCCGCTTCATGGTAGTCGAGCATACCCATGAGTTCCCATTTTGCAGCAGCCTTATCGCTCACTTTGAGAAGCCTTGGTTGTTAGTTATTGCTGCCCTATTTCATGACATTGCTAAGGGGCGTGGTGGCGACCACTCTGAACTGGGCAAAGCGGATATGCGTAAGTTCGCAAAAGATCATGGTCTAGATAAAGCTGATACTGAGTTATTGGTATGGCTAGTGTCTGAACACCTCAAGATGAGTCAAGTGGCTCAAAAGCAAGACATCACCGATCCGGATGTTGTTAAAGCCTTTGCCAAACAAGTGGGTGATGAGCGCCACCTTACTGCCCTCTATCTTTTAACGGTGGCTGACGTGCGTGGAACCAGCCCTAAAGTATGGAATGCTTGGAAAGGTAAGCTTTTAGAAGACCTTTATCGCGTAACACTCAGAGTATTGGGAGGGGCAAAACCCGATGCCTCATCTGAGCTTGCCCAACATCAAGAAGAGTCGAGAGCAAAATTGCGTCTCTACGCCATTGAAGATGCGGCTTACGAAAATCTCTGGAAACAATTAGATGTTGCTTTTTTCTTACGTCAAGATGCGGCCGATATTGCCTGGCTTACCCGCCATTTATTTAATAAAGTAGATAGCCTGGTGCCAATTGTGCGAGCCCGTCTTTCCCCGGTTGGCGAAGGCCTCCAGATTGCCGTCTATGTTAAAGACCAAGAAGACTTATTTGCTAGAATTTGCGCCTATTTTGAGCGTCATGGCTTCTCGATTTGGGATGCCCGCATTCATACAACTAAACATGGCTATGCTTTAGATACATTCCAGATCTCAGGTAGTAATTTGGTTGATGAGGGCGGCAGCTATCGAGATCTTATTCAGTTAGTGGAATTCGAGCTGACTGCTGCCTTGCAAAACACGGATCCATTGCCTTCACCAAGCATGGGACGGCTCTCTCGGCAATCTCGTATTTTCCCAATCCAGCCGCGCGTGCATATGATCCCGGATGAGCGTGGCCAGTACTATGCCCTATCACTCTCAGCCAGCGATCGTACCGGACTACTTTATGCAGTCTCCAGAGTATTGGCAAAGCACCAAGTTTCATTGCATACCGCACGCATCAATACCTTGGGTGAACGGGTTGAGGACGTATTTCTTCTTGATGCCGCTAACTTGAGTAAGAATCCTAAATTGCAGATCTTGCTAGAGACAGAATTATTAGAAGCGTTAGGGGTTTAA
- the tsf gene encoding translation elongation factor Ts codes for MAAITAAMVGELRAKTDAPMMECKKALTEADGDMARAEEILRVKLGSKAGKAASRITAEGIVASFINGTTGALLEVNCETDFVSKNDDFLAFTQACVKLVAENNPADVAALLALPMNGQTVDEVRSALIGKIGENIMPRRFKRFAGSSKLVSYLHGTRIGVMVEFEGDETAAKDVAMHIAAMKPVALSMADVPADAIAIERSVAVQKAAESGKPPEIVEKMVEGSIQKYLKEVSLLNQTFVKNDKQTVEQMLKAANTTIKGFTMFVVGEGIEKRQDDFAAEVAAQVAAAKGA; via the coding sequence ATGGCCGCAATTACCGCTGCAATGGTTGGCGAGTTACGCGCCAAAACTGATGCTCCAATGATGGAGTGCAAAAAAGCTTTGACTGAGGCTGATGGTGATATGGCTCGTGCAGAAGAGATTCTGCGTGTAAAGCTGGGTAGCAAAGCAGGTAAAGCAGCATCCCGTATTACTGCTGAAGGTATTGTTGCTTCATTCATTAACGGCACTACTGGTGCATTGCTTGAAGTGAACTGCGAAACTGACTTCGTTTCTAAGAACGATGACTTTTTGGCCTTCACACAAGCTTGTGTCAAGTTAGTTGCTGAAAATAATCCAGCTGATGTTGCCGCATTGCTCGCACTTCCAATGAATGGTCAAACAGTTGATGAAGTTCGTAGCGCCTTGATCGGTAAGATTGGCGAGAACATCATGCCACGTCGCTTTAAGCGTTTTGCAGGTAGCAGCAAGTTAGTCTCTTATCTCCACGGCACTCGTATTGGTGTCATGGTGGAGTTTGAGGGTGACGAGACTGCCGCTAAAGATGTAGCAATGCATATTGCCGCGATGAAGCCAGTAGCTTTATCAATGGCTGATGTGCCTGCTGATGCAATTGCTATTGAGCGTAGTGTGGCTGTTCAAAAGGCTGCTGAATCTGGTAAACCACCAGAAATCGTTGAGAAGATGGTTGAAGGTTCTATTCAGAAGTACCTCAAAGAGGTTTCTTTGTTGAACCAAACTTTCGTTAAAAACGATAAGCAAACTGTTGAGCAGATGCTCAAGGCTGCTAATACAACAATCAAAGGATTCACTATGTTTGTTGTAGGCGAGGGTATTGAGAAGCGTCAAGACGACTTTGCGGCTGAAGTGGCTGCTCAGGTTGCCGCTGCTAAAGGCGCTTAA
- the frr gene encoding ribosome recycling factor produces the protein MSAAEIKTNTDQKMQKSLEALKANLAKIRSGRANPGILEHIQVDYYGNPTPLSQVANLGLADARTINVQPFEKTMVAAIEKAIRDSDLGLNPSSQGTVIRVPMPALTEERRRDLTKVVKNEGEESKIAVRNLRRDANEHLKRLTKDKEISEDEERRATDEIQKMTDRAVVEIDKIVSEKEKEIMTV, from the coding sequence ATGTCCGCAGCAGAAATTAAAACTAACACTGATCAAAAGATGCAAAAGTCTCTCGAGGCTTTGAAGGCGAATCTTGCAAAAATTCGTTCTGGTCGTGCCAACCCTGGAATTTTGGAGCATATCCAGGTTGATTACTACGGCAACCCAACCCCTTTGAGTCAGGTTGCTAACTTGGGCTTAGCAGATGCAAGAACAATTAATGTTCAGCCCTTTGAAAAAACGATGGTTGCGGCCATCGAAAAGGCCATCCGAGATTCTGATTTAGGTCTTAATCCTTCTTCGCAGGGAACGGTCATCCGCGTACCCATGCCAGCACTGACAGAAGAGCGTCGTCGTGACTTAACTAAGGTGGTTAAAAACGAAGGTGAAGAGAGCAAGATTGCTGTTCGTAATTTACGTCGTGATGCCAACGAACACCTCAAGCGTCTAACTAAAGATAAAGAAATTTCTGAAGATGAAGAGCGTCGCGCTACTGATGAAATTCAGAAGATGACTGATCGGGCTGTTGTAGAGATTGACAAAATTGTTTCAGAAAAAGAAAAAGAGATCATGACGGTTTAA
- the rpsB gene encoding 30S ribosomal protein S2: MSVTMRQMLEAGCHFGHQTRFWSPKMAPYIFGHRNKIHIINLEKTLPMFQDALKFAKQVAANRGTILFVGTKRQSREIIAEEAARAGMPYIDSRWLGGTLTNFKTVKGSLKRLKDMAVAKEAGDWEKLSKKEALTNDRDLDKLQKALGGIQDLNGVPDAIFVVDVGYHKIAITEANKLGIPVIAVVDTNHSPEGVDYIIPGNDDSSKAVTLYARGIADAILEGKANSVQEILIAAKEGEEEFVEEGKAE; the protein is encoded by the coding sequence ATGTCAGTAACTATGCGTCAAATGCTGGAAGCCGGTTGCCATTTTGGTCACCAAACTCGCTTCTGGTCCCCAAAGATGGCCCCTTATATTTTCGGTCATCGCAACAAAATTCACATCATCAACTTGGAAAAAACATTGCCAATGTTTCAGGATGCCCTGAAATTTGCAAAACAAGTTGCTGCTAATCGTGGAACTATCTTATTCGTTGGTACTAAGCGTCAATCACGCGAGATCATTGCTGAAGAAGCTGCTCGTGCTGGTATGCCATACATCGACAGTCGTTGGTTGGGCGGTACGCTTACCAATTTCAAAACTGTTAAAGGTTCCCTCAAGCGTTTGAAGGATATGGCAGTTGCTAAAGAAGCTGGCGATTGGGAAAAGCTTTCTAAGAAAGAAGCTTTGACGAATGATCGCGATCTCGACAAGTTGCAAAAAGCACTTGGTGGTATTCAAGATTTGAACGGCGTTCCTGATGCGATTTTTGTAGTGGACGTTGGTTATCACAAGATTGCTATTACCGAAGCGAACAAGCTTGGTATTCCAGTGATCGCTGTAGTGGATACCAACCACTCACCAGAAGGTGTTGATTACATCATCCCAGGTAATGATGACTCCAGCAAAGCGGTAACCCTCTACGCTCGTGGCATTGCGGATGCAATCCTCGAAGGTAAGGCAAATTCAGTTCAAGAAATCTTGATCGCTGCTAAAGAAGGCGAAGAAGAGTTTGTTGAAGAAGGGAAAGCTGAATAA
- the uppS gene encoding polyprenyl diphosphate synthase has translation MTQHASSTLVVPEVRAIPRHVAIIMDGNGRWASKRFMPRVAGHSEGLTAVRKIVQECRRLGVEYLTVFAFSSENWRRPPEEVGFLMKLFLKSLKSEVSRLAENDIALRLIGDLSRFDTAIQEMVEFSEEKTAGCKGLTFTIAANYGGRWDILQAMRQCLASNPGLKPEQVCEELLQPHLSMAYAPEPDLFIRTGGEQRVSNFLLWQLAYTELYFTDVLWPDFDEAELHKAFDWFSQRERRFGRTSAQLATQPMSDAV, from the coding sequence ATGACCCAACACGCTAGCTCTACCTTAGTCGTTCCAGAGGTGCGTGCTATTCCAAGACACGTTGCCATCATTATGGATGGTAACGGTCGCTGGGCTAGCAAACGTTTTATGCCAAGAGTTGCGGGGCACTCAGAAGGTCTCACTGCTGTTCGTAAGATTGTTCAAGAATGCCGTCGTTTGGGCGTTGAATATCTCACTGTCTTTGCTTTTAGCTCTGAGAACTGGCGCCGTCCACCAGAAGAGGTGGGTTTTTTAATGAAACTTTTTCTAAAGTCACTGAAAAGCGAAGTCTCTCGATTGGCAGAAAACGATATTGCTTTGCGTCTCATTGGCGATTTGAGTCGGTTTGACACTGCAATTCAAGAGATGGTGGAGTTCTCTGAAGAAAAAACCGCTGGCTGTAAGGGGTTGACGTTCACGATTGCGGCTAACTACGGTGGTCGTTGGGATATCTTGCAAGCTATGCGTCAATGTTTGGCGAGTAACCCAGGATTAAAGCCGGAGCAAGTCTGTGAAGAATTATTGCAGCCCCATTTATCGATGGCGTATGCTCCCGAGCCTGATCTCTTTATTCGAACTGGTGGAGAGCAGCGCGTTAGCAATTTTTTACTGTGGCAACTGGCGTATACCGAGTTGTATTTTACGGATGTACTTTGGCCTGACTTTGATGAAGCTGAACTTCATAAAGCCTTTGATTGGTTTAGCCAGCGTGAACGTCGCTTCGGTCGCACTAGCGCGCAGCTTGCGACTCAGCCCATGAGTGATGCTGTCTAA
- a CDS encoding cell division protein ZipA C-terminal FtsZ-binding domain-containing protein, with translation MTMLGLSDLQFALAVIGLLILLSVAIFNFKYARKRRNEKRSTDFSGEGQVVREPSFGAGFADPQERSEPSFGGVDIAATPEKFSIDPRIDCVITLRFDEAIGGAEILEEINAWANESGTLTARWMCEGLNADVDAAQDWEELHPEATYSELQLAIQLASRRGPIGVLELSDFCSRAQALADTLGSQIDMPSVNAMLESAKELDAMAAESDIQLSINVLLDEPCPWANFDALMRQRGFQVSRNGRYYEFLSNGAMIFVSAELDPNQPVKQLTLLLEVPLVAAHERAFERMLGEGVEIAQAAHGRLVDDNGINLTEAAVISIRQHLDVLYANLEKSGIAAGSSTANRLFS, from the coding sequence ATGACAATGCTGGGTTTGTCTGACTTGCAATTCGCTTTGGCGGTCATCGGTTTACTGATTTTGTTATCAGTAGCCATCTTCAACTTTAAATATGCTCGTAAGCGCCGTAATGAAAAGCGCTCTACAGATTTTTCTGGGGAAGGTCAGGTTGTACGCGAACCTTCTTTTGGTGCAGGATTTGCTGACCCTCAGGAGCGTTCTGAACCCTCTTTTGGCGGCGTGGATATTGCTGCTACCCCTGAAAAATTCTCTATCGATCCGCGCATTGATTGTGTCATTACATTGCGTTTTGATGAGGCTATTGGTGGCGCTGAGATCCTAGAAGAGATCAATGCTTGGGCTAATGAGTCAGGCACCCTGACTGCACGTTGGATGTGCGAGGGTTTGAATGCAGATGTTGATGCTGCGCAGGACTGGGAGGAATTACATCCCGAAGCTACTTATTCAGAGTTGCAACTGGCGATTCAGTTGGCGAGCCGCCGTGGCCCGATTGGCGTTTTAGAGCTCTCTGACTTTTGCTCGAGGGCTCAAGCCCTTGCTGATACCTTAGGCTCTCAAATTGATATGCCTAGCGTCAATGCTATGCTGGAGAGCGCAAAAGAGCTTGATGCTATGGCTGCCGAAAGTGATATTCAGCTGAGCATTAATGTACTGCTTGATGAGCCCTGTCCTTGGGCAAACTTTGATGCGTTGATGCGTCAGCGGGGCTTTCAGGTATCTCGAAATGGTCGTTACTACGAGTTCTTGAGTAATGGCGCGATGATTTTTGTCAGTGCGGAGTTAGATCCAAATCAGCCTGTGAAGCAATTGACACTATTGCTTGAGGTACCGCTCGTGGCTGCCCATGAGCGTGCCTTTGAACGGATGCTGGGTGAGGGGGTTGAAATCGCTCAAGCGGCACATGGACGCCTAGTTGATGACAATGGCATCAATCTTACCGAGGCGGCGGTTATCAGTATTCGTCAGCATCTTGACGTGTTGTACGCCAATCTTGAGAAGAGTGGTATTGCTGCAGGCTCTTCTACTGCTAACAGACTCTTTAGTTAA
- the pyrH gene encoding UMP kinase produces MPAYKRVLLKLSGEALMGDDAFGINPVTIDSMVKEIADVVNTGVELAIVIGGGNIFRGVAGGAAGMDRATADYMGMLATMMNSLALQDALRQKGVEARVQSALRMDQVVEPYIRPRAIRALSEGKVVIFAAGTGNPFFTTDTAAALRGAEMGVEIMLKATKVDGIYSADPVKDPSATLYKTITFDEALIKNLQVMDATAFALCRDRKLPIKVFSILKPGALMRVVQGESEGTLVHV; encoded by the coding sequence ATGCCAGCCTACAAACGTGTTCTCTTAAAACTCTCTGGTGAGGCCCTGATGGGGGATGATGCTTTCGGGATCAATCCCGTCACCATCGATTCCATGGTTAAAGAAATTGCTGATGTAGTAAATACTGGCGTGGAATTGGCTATCGTAATTGGTGGCGGTAATATTTTCCGCGGTGTTGCGGGTGGCGCTGCCGGCATGGATCGTGCAACAGCTGATTACATGGGTATGCTCGCCACCATGATGAATTCACTTGCGTTGCAAGATGCTTTGCGTCAAAAAGGTGTTGAGGCTCGTGTTCAGTCTGCCCTCAGAATGGATCAAGTGGTTGAGCCTTATATCCGTCCACGTGCAATACGAGCTTTGAGCGAAGGTAAGGTAGTCATCTTTGCTGCGGGTACTGGTAACCCATTCTTCACCACTGATACTGCAGCTGCGCTCCGCGGTGCGGAGATGGGTGTTGAGATTATGCTTAAAGCCACTAAGGTAGATGGTATCTATAGTGCTGATCCAGTAAAGGATCCTAGTGCCACTTTATACAAAACGATCACTTTTGATGAGGCTCTCATCAAAAACTTGCAAGTGATGGATGCAACTGCATTCGCCTTGTGCCGCGATCGTAAATTACCAATCAAGGTATTTTCAATTCTCAAGCCAGGCGCCTTAATGCGCGTGGTTCAAGGAGAATCTGAAGGTACTTTAGTGCACGTTTAA
- the ligA gene encoding NAD-dependent DNA ligase LigA, giving the protein MSLASPTNLADRYAFLQAELARLEHAYYVLDNPIVPDSEYDRLYRELLDIETAHPEWVTSDSLSQRVGGTALKEFDSVAHAVPMLSLNNAFEDAELIAFDRRCREGLHVDHVDYAGELKFDGLAISLRYENGSLIRAATRGDGASGEDVTANIKTIRAIPLKLTGTNIPQVLEVRGEVFMYLDDFQKMNEHAITHGEKEFANPRNAAAGSLRQLDSKITAKRPLSFFAYGLGALEPQSWLPKTHEELLNAYVKLGLPVCSERRVLHSVEEILAFYNEVGAKRDSLPYDIDGVVYKVNSFAEQAKLGFVSRAPRFALAHKFPAQEALTTVLGIDVQVGRTGAITPVARLAPVEVGGVTVTNATLHNEDEVKRKDVRIGDTVSVRRAGDVIPEVVSVVKERRPANAAEFVMPTNCPVCDSHIERLADEAVARCSGGLFCGAQRKQALIHFAHRRAMDIEGLGEKIVDQLVDHNLVRTPADLYRLGFTAIANLERMGDKSADNLIQAINQSRNTTLARFIFALGIRHVGETTAKDLANHYQSMHALMDASLEDLLTVKDVGPVVADSITSFMQEAHNREVIEQLLASGMQLSVEEKVISAAVAGKTFVLTGTFPTMTRDEAKDLLEKAGAKVAGSVSKKTDYVVAGADAGSKLTKAEELGVPVIDEAAMLELLA; this is encoded by the coding sequence TTGTCGCTTGCTAGTCCGACAAATTTAGCGGATCGATACGCATTCTTACAAGCTGAGCTAGCTCGCTTAGAGCACGCCTATTACGTGCTGGATAACCCCATCGTTCCTGATAGCGAGTACGACCGCCTCTATCGCGAGTTACTTGATATCGAAACTGCACATCCCGAGTGGGTAACTTCAGATTCACTCTCGCAAAGGGTGGGTGGTACTGCGTTAAAAGAGTTTGATTCAGTTGCCCATGCCGTGCCGATGCTTTCTTTAAACAATGCGTTTGAAGATGCTGAGTTGATTGCCTTTGATCGACGTTGCCGTGAGGGCTTGCATGTTGATCATGTAGATTACGCAGGCGAACTCAAGTTTGATGGTTTGGCGATCTCGCTTCGTTATGAAAATGGCTCCCTAATAAGAGCAGCAACTCGGGGGGATGGTGCTAGCGGTGAAGATGTCACTGCCAACATCAAAACGATTCGAGCTATTCCACTCAAACTCACTGGAACAAATATTCCACAGGTATTAGAAGTCCGTGGTGAGGTATTTATGTATCTCGATGATTTCCAAAAGATGAATGAGCATGCAATAACTCATGGTGAAAAAGAGTTTGCCAATCCTCGCAATGCTGCTGCAGGTAGTCTGCGTCAACTAGATTCTAAAATCACTGCTAAGAGACCATTATCTTTCTTTGCTTATGGGCTGGGAGCACTTGAACCACAATCGTGGCTTCCCAAAACCCATGAAGAATTGCTTAACGCTTACGTCAAGCTGGGTTTGCCAGTTTGCTCAGAGCGTAGGGTACTTCACTCCGTAGAGGAAATCTTGGCTTTCTACAACGAAGTTGGTGCCAAACGCGATTCTTTGCCTTATGACATTGACGGTGTTGTCTACAAGGTTAACTCCTTTGCAGAGCAAGCCAAGTTGGGATTTGTTTCTAGAGCTCCTCGCTTTGCTTTAGCTCACAAGTTTCCAGCGCAAGAAGCCTTAACTACCGTTCTTGGCATTGATGTGCAAGTGGGACGTACAGGCGCCATTACTCCAGTCGCAAGACTTGCTCCAGTAGAAGTAGGCGGTGTTACCGTCACTAATGCAACCCTTCATAATGAAGACGAAGTAAAGCGTAAAGATGTTCGTATTGGTGACACGGTTTCTGTGAGAAGAGCAGGTGACGTAATTCCGGAAGTAGTTTCGGTTGTGAAAGAGCGTAGACCTGCTAATGCAGCAGAGTTCGTAATGCCAACAAACTGCCCTGTATGTGATTCACATATCGAGCGCTTGGCCGACGAAGCAGTGGCCCGTTGTAGCGGTGGATTGTTCTGCGGAGCGCAACGGAAACAAGCTTTAATTCATTTTGCCCATAGAAGAGCGATGGATATTGAAGGTCTGGGAGAGAAGATTGTGGATCAATTGGTTGATCACAATCTGGTGAGAACTCCTGCCGATCTTTATCGCTTGGGTTTTACCGCCATTGCGAACCTAGAGCGCATGGGCGATAAATCAGCCGATAACTTGATTCAAGCGATTAACCAATCTAGAAACACGACCCTAGCCAGATTTATTTTTGCCTTAGGTATTCGTCATGTGGGCGAGACCACTGCCAAAGATTTAGCTAATCACTACCAATCCATGCACGCCCTGATGGATGCCAGTCTCGAAGACTTGCTAACGGTTAAAGATGTTGGTCCCGTAGTGGCTGACTCTATTACCAGCTTTATGCAAGAAGCGCACAATCGTGAAGTGATTGAGCAATTACTCGCTTCAGGAATGCAGCTCTCCGTAGAAGAAAAAGTCATCAGCGCCGCAGTAGCAGGTAAAACCTTTGTACTCACGGGCACATTTCCGACGATGACAAGAGATGAGGCAAAAGACTTGCTCGAAAAAGCAGGTGCCAAAGTGGCTGGATCAGTCTCCAAAAAGACTGACTATGTAGTTGCTGGAGCAGACGCTGGCAGCAAACTCACTAAAGCAGAAGAACTTGGTGTGCCAGTCATTGATGAGGCAGCCATGTTGGAGTTATTGGCTTAA